From the genome of Neomonachus schauinslandi chromosome 1, ASM220157v2, whole genome shotgun sequence:
GGGCCGCGTCTGTGCCCTGCCCGGCTGGCAGGCCCTCCGTGCACACCATCCCAGCTCCGGCCTGCAGGAAGTAGCCTGCTGCGGCTTCGCTGTGGGCTGGGCCCACGGACTCCCATTCTCGCCCTCGCTCCTGGACTGCACTTGTCCAGTCCGTCAAGTCTCCATCCGCTCCGTTGTGCCGGTTGGACGACCCGTGCTGGGAGGTCTGGGGACCAAGTGGCCGTGCCTCGGGGGCCCGGTTCTGCTTCCTTACTGCGCCTGTCAGTCGATGCAGGATAGGGCCTGCATGGGGAGTGGGGCGCGCTCCGGAAACCTCGACCTGCTGGCAGATCGTCCCTGGGGCTTTGCCGGAGGCCTGGCCCCCAGTTGGTTCTGGTTCTCTGCTGGTCCGACGCCTCTTCCCCTGCTGGCCTTGGGGGTGAGGCCCACCAGACTGAGGCAGTGGCCAGCGCTGGCTCGTCCGCCTGTGCCTAAATGGGCCCACTCACTGCTCTTTTCTCCCACTTCCCGTTTCAGGGCTTGGTTATGATCCGTACAACCCCGAGCTGCCCAAGCCCCCTGTGCAGAGGGAGAATGGAGCCCTGGTCAGAGGGGATGAGCCCCGCTCGGACATCCTGGAGCTGGAGCTGGTCAATCAGGCCATTGAGGCCGTGCGCTCGGAGGTGGAGCTCGAGCAGCGGCGGTACCAGGAGCTCCTGGAGACGGCCCGAGAGCACAGCTCCGCCGAGGCCCCCGCCGTGGCGCCCCGAGGCCCTGCCGCTTGCCCTGCCGCTGGCCTGGACGAGGACGCCTTTCCACTGTCCTTCGATTACAACCCTGGTGGCCGCCCTGGCCTCCTAAGCCCTGATGCCAGCTACCAGCCCACTCCTCTGGCCGCCGCCGCCGAGGCAGGCAGCAAGTACTCGCTGGCCTCTCTGGATCGGGCGCAGGGCCATGGCGGAGGGGGTGGCAGCACCCTGGAGTACGTCCCCAAGGCTGTGAGCCAGCCCCAGCGATACGGCCGCCCCGTCCCCAGCAGCAAGTACGTGTTGGACGACTCCAAGCCGTCCACGGACCTGGAGTACGACCCACTGTCCAACTTCTCCGCCCGGCTGCTCAGCAGGGCCAGTTCCAAGGACGACAGGGCCCCCAAGAGGCCCAGGGGCTCCCGGGGTAGTGAACCCTACACGCCCGCCCTCAAGAAGCCCTGCGACCCCTTTGCTGGCTGCGACGCCAGGTTCTCAGACTCGGATGATGATGCCGCCGCAGCTCCGCCTGACGTGCCCGTCACCACCAGCCCTCCGAGATCCCAGGCGGGCCCCGAGAGCAAGGCCCCCGGGCAGCCAGGCTCCAGGGAGAGCCAGGACGCTGAGGAGGGCGGCCTGCGGGAGACCAAGGAGATGGCAGTGCAGTATGATGTGGAGGACCTCGGGCAGTCCCCCAAGGGTCCTGGGGGGACACCAGTGGCCAAGCCCAGCTCCCCGGTCAGGGCCTCCCGGGAGCCCGGCGGCTCCAAGCAGGGAAGacccaagaagaagaaaagtgggGCACTGCCTGTCCCCGGCCACAAGGACGGCGTCCGGAAGAAGGACAGGGGCAAAGACGGAGAGCATGGGAGGCCAGCCGGGAAGCCCTGTGCAGACAGGAGGGGCCCACAGGCTGGCAGCCCCCGGCATAGGGCCGAGCAGCCTGAAGGGACCAAGAAAAAGCCATCTTCGGCCACCCCGGTGGCCAGCTCAGGGAAAAGCCGGCCTGACCGTGGGGGTGTCCACCAGCTGCCAAACAGGCCCGGTGGGAAGACCGCGTCGGGGAAGCTGGCCGAGCGGAAGGCCCGCTCGCTGGACGAGGGTGCCTCCCGGGACGCCCCCAAGCTGCAGAAGCGGGCCCTGAGCCACGCAGACCTCTTCGGGGACGAGAGCGAGGATGAAGGCCCGGGGCCCGCggcgccccccgccgccccgccccaccTCAGCTCCACCTCGGACTCCGACTCGGACTCGGACAGCAGCCTGGGCTATTCAGCGGCTCAGGGGCCGCGCAAGCGCCTCAAggcccccccgcccgccccgcctgcccccgcctccccctccccctcctcatgctcctcttcctcctcctcttcctcctctggggTGGGCGGGAGCGTGGACTACGCCGCTCTGGAGAAGGAGGTCGACTTTGACTCCGACCCCATGGAGGAGTGTCTGCGCATCTTCAACGAGTCCACCAGCGTCAAGACGGAGGACAGGGGCCGGCTGGCCCGGCAGGTGAGCCGCCTCCACAGGGCCTGTGGCTGCAGCGGGGGCGCTCCCGTCCTTCCTCGGTCAGGAGCCCTTGGGGGCTGCCTGCggacccccctgccccccagcttgCCTTGTCCACAAAGAGGAGGCTTAAGGCCCACCCGGCAGGCTCCTGGGGCGGTGTCCTGAGATCCGCAGAGACCAGGCAGAGTTGTGCAGTGCAttgcccacctctccctcctccccctgtctcctccctctctcctccgtCCCTGCCAAACCCGGGCTAGCCCCAGCCTTTCTGGGTCGGCCGGCCAGTGTCCTCAAGTCGGCCACCAGAGGGAGCTTGCTTTTCCACAAAGCTCAGAAAACTGCCGCTTCTGGGAGGGCCGCAAGGTCCCTCCCGGGCTGCCCTGTCCTTTACTGCCCTGCTCTGTTCACAGACCTTCCAGGTGGTGCGGGTCAGATTTCTCCACCTGGTTCCTGTGTTTCTGAGCTGCCCCGCATGAGCGGGCGAGGGAGGGGACCAGGAGGCAGTGGTCTGGGCGGGAGGccactttggctcaggtccctgTCGCACTTGGGGCTGGGGTGTGTCTGCAGGAGATGTGCTGGggggcctgtttcctcacctgtgagtGGGCGGGGGTTGGAGGTGAGGGCCCCACATCGGGTCTCAAGACCTGGGAGCCCCTCCCTCGAGTGCGTCACTGCCTTCCCACCTCACCCTGTCTCAGGTCTGGGAGCCCGCTGCATTGGTGTGGGAGGTGAGGCCCGAGAGAGGGAGCCTCGCTGAGGGACGGATGTGTGTTTCAGCCccccaaggaagagaaaatcGAAGACAAGGGGCATTCGGGTTTGACCACTCTGTTCCCTGGGCAGAAGAGGAGAATTTCTCATCTCTCCAAGCAAGGCAAGGAGGTGAGTCTGCTTCTGGGTCCTGGTAGAAGCTGGTAGGGTCCCCGTGTTCCCCGGCCGACGAGTTCCTGTGTCCTGGCACAGAAGTGCCTGGAGCCCGCCTCCGGTCTTCAGGCTGTGCTCCGTACTGGGGGGAGTCGGGCACAGTGCAGGAAGGGCGACGTGAGGGGCGGCTCCAGAGCGGCCGTCCTCCAGCAGGGTCACACAGCGCAGTCTGGCGCTGGCTGGGAGATGTGCTGTGTGATCCCAGAGAGGTGGCCCAACCTTTCTGAGCTGGTTTCCACCGTGAAGACAGGGAAAGTGCTTGGTGGCTGAGGCAGCCAGCGTAGGAGAAGACCggggcagagggtggggctcCCAGCCAAGCACCTGGGAGCTCTGGTTGATTCAGTCACTGGAGCCCTCCCCTGGTGAAGCTGGAGGCTAGAGAGGATTGAATCAAGCGGGATTGGATTGGTGTGCTAATCCAATCAGGGGGCCCAGGGATTCCCACCCACGTAGTGGGTGTGCCTCTTATCAGGGCCAAAGGCACGGCCTGGGCCTTCTGAAGGCAGAAGCCGAGAGAGCAGGGCCACGGAGGTGCTCCGCTCCGGGACGGCGAGGCAACATGAGCTTGAGGCCCAACATGTTGAGCTCCTTGGTTCCCGCCTGGGTATCCAAGAGCTCAGAAGGCCCCAGGGCAGCTGGACGTGCCCAGGCTCTGGAGCCCCGGCCTTCCTGCCCATGGCTGTACTGTCAGTTTTTTGCCCCACGTGGCCTGCTCTGGGTGCCCCCAACCTACAGCCACACCCTGGAATTTGTCATCACCCAGGCAGAGCCTGTGAGGAGAGGCCCAGCTCCCCCGGCCCGGCCTCTCACCGCCCAGGAGGTATGCTATCGGCGGGCCCAGCAGGCCCAGAGGGACTCTGCTACCTGGCTCCAGGCTACCCAGCAGCCGGCTGAGAAGCCCTCTTCCATCCATATCTCAGCCCCTGGCGAGAAGAGGAGGATCGCCCACGTTCCCAACCCCCGTCTGGCTGCCGGTAAGTCCCAGGGCACAGGGGTCGGGTGTGATAGGAGGGGCCCAAGGCCAGGCTCCACTTCTGCCAGCGATGGTGGCCTTGGACAGGGCCCAGACGGGGCCTCAGCATGCTTGTCTGTGAGATGGGGATCAGGGTCTCTCCGACCGGTAGCAGGCGGGCCTGGTGCAGTGCCCAGCGGCCCTGGGCCTTTCCTGGCTTTGGTGCTGGTACTGGGCTGCTGGCTGTGGAGAGTCGGAGGGGTGTCTTCTCCTATCCCTTGTCTATCAGACCCAGAGCCTCCCTCTGAGGCCCTGACCCAGAGGTTTCCCTGtgactctccctctgtccctgcccctggtCTTTGTGTCCTTGCCTCCCCCGGGCTCCTGGGGTATTGGAGGCGGGTGGCCCGGTGGGGGCCGTTCTGAGCGTGGGCACTGGGCCCTAGACAGCAATGCCAGGAACAGGGAGCTGGCTGCAGGGttgtgtgtggggtggggcccCTGGCTCCTGCCCAGGTGTGGCTGGAGGCGCTCAGCTGACCTGGGGGGCTCGGGGCGGTcttgccccctcctcctgctctgagGGGCACGCTCCACACTGCGGAAGCCGGGTCACGCCTCCGGGGTCCGACAGGCGGGACACTCGGTGGGTGTCTCTGGGTCAGCAGTGTCTGGAGCAGAGGACATGGGAGGGGGTGCTCAGGAGGGCTTGTTCAGATGCAGTCAGCCTCTCTGGGGGAGGCCCCTGCCATCTGACCAGCTCCCAGGGGACTCCCTTACTGCTATTCCAATACCCCCTTGATTAACCGGGGCCTGAGGGGCGGCCCCATGAGGTAGTCCTGCAAATGCAGGCGCCCGTAGCCACCGCTGCTTTTCCCTGGTGCCGGAAACCTTCTTCAGCATAAGCTGTTGCATTCTGATCCTTCTCCCCCCAGAACCCCCCGGTTAGAACCCGATGGCGAGGAGTGTTGGCTGAGGTTCTTGAGCAGCGGGAAGGGCGAGGACCCTGAACCGCGTGGGGCTCGGGACGTGGCTCTCTCACAAACCCACAGCTTCTGCCCGCGGCCGAGTCGCACGGGTCGGTCCTGGCACACGGCCCTCGCCATACACGCTGGGGGTGGCGTCAGCCCGCGGGGAGTCCGGCATTTGTAGGCACTGGGGCCACCTCCCTGAGCGGCCGTGGGACCCACCTGAGGTCTCAGGAGTCCCGTCCGATGCTCTGGGCTGGCTTTCCTTTCCACGTGTGCCCAGGTGCTGCCTGAGAAGTCTGTCTAAACGAACCTAAGAGCTGTCTTTCCATCTCTGAGAAGCACACGTTTTCTGCCCCGTCAGCAGAGGCTGACCCTGGTGTCCGATGGGCCACAGCCGGCTCGTGGTGCCAGCGTCCTTCCCAGGAGGCCGGGGACCGGGGCCCTCTGCTCTCCTCATCTGCTCCCGTTCTCTTGTCACGGCCGGGCCCAGGAGCAGGGCTGGTCTGAGGCCCTGCGCACGCGCTCACCCAGCCCGCCTCCCCTAGCCCCCGATGCCTGCCTGGAGCCCTCGGAAACGGCCCCACAGGCGGGTGCCCTcctccctgggggggggggggggggcgggagacTGTTTGGTTTGTGACCTCatcaaagggagaggcagaacaCAGGCCGCGGCGGGCAGGCCGGCTGGTCACAGTGACCAGGCCGGGGACATCCTGTACCCTCTGGTCCTCAGCCCAGGAGCCAGGGCCTTTCCTCCCTCGTACGTCAATGCCTCGGAGTCGGGGGCCGGAACATGTGGCAAAGCCTCGCCACGTGCCCTGCCACTCGCCGGACCACCCCGGCGGCGACGTTGCCTGAGCCGGCCTCCAAAGCCCGTTTGTGTTTCCCCCTTCTCGATGGACTTGCCCGAAAGCAGATAGAACCTAATGCCGTTCCGCAGCCCGTGTCCCACAGCCCGGCCCTTCCCCCCGTGCTCCGAGATGCACGTCCTGCTGGCGCTGAATGACCGCGGCTGCTTGGTGCTCTGCAGCTCGGTGATGGGCGTGCTCTGCTCCCGCACTCACGGACCCTGTGCCCCGCCAGCCCCCACAGGTGCCAAGAGGGCCCTCGCCGCCAGCAGCAGCCAGCCTCCCAATGGCCCCGAGCCGGGCAGCCAGCCCCTGAAGGCGCGTACGTTGTCGGGCATGGCGTCCAAGACCACCACCACCGTCACCCCCAAGCGCGTTGCCCACAGCCCATCTTTACAGGTGAGTGTCCTGCTCCCCACAGGAGCCTCCCCTGCCCACTCCCTCAGCTCCCCCATCGCTCGGGGCAGCTGCGGTTCAGAGACACTGAGCAGGGGGGCACAggtgccttcctcctccccacctgccctcagtttctcctctgtcCACACTGCTAGGGTGGTCTGTTGGTGCTGATGAGCCAGCGGCCACCCTCCTGGTCACCGGAGCCCAGAGTTCCCAGCAGGGTCCACTGCGTGTGTGATGCCCTGTGGGTTTGAGAAATGGCGTCAGAGGCCCAGGCTGGGACGTGCCACCTCCAATGGGTCTGTCTTCCCTAGAGTTTAAAGAAGCCCGTTATCCCCAAAGAGTTTGGGGGCAAAGTCCCCACGGTCATCCGCCAGCGGTATCTGAACCTGTTCATTGAGGAGTGTCTCAAGTTCTGCTCTTCAAACCAGGAAGCCATAGAGAAGGTGTGTGACCCTGGCAGGCGGCCGCTGACCGCAGGCTGGCTGG
Proteins encoded in this window:
- the REXO1 gene encoding RNA exonuclease 1 homolog isoform X5, producing MVGMIVPILQMSKLRPRDGEPLSCVRTAGLGYDPYNPELPKPPVQRENGALVRGDEPRSDILELELVNQAIEAVRSEVELEQRRYQELLETAREHSSAEAPAVAPRGPAACPAAGLDEDAFPLSFDYNPGGRPGLLSPDASYQPTPLAAAAEAGSKYSLASLDRAQGHGGGGGSTLEYVPKAVSQPQRYGRPVPSSKYVLDDSKPSTDLEYDPLSNFSARLLSRASSKDDRAPKRPRGSRGSEPYTPALKKPCDPFAGCDARFSDSDDDAAAAPPDVPVTTSPPRSQAGPESKAPGQPGSRESQDAEEGGLRETKEMAVQYDVEDLGQSPKGPGGTPVAKPSSPVRASREPGGSKQGRPKKKKSGALPVPGHKDGVRKKDRGKDGEHGRPAGKPCADRRGPQAGSPRHRAEQPEGTKKKPSSATPVASSGKSRPDRGGVHQLPNRPGGKTASGKLAERKARSLDEGASRDAPKLQKRALSHADLFGDESEDEGPGPAAPPAAPPHLSSTSDSDSDSDSSLGYSAAQGPRKRLKAPPPAPPAPASPSPSSCSSSSSSSSSGVGGSVDYAALEKEVDFDSDPMEECLRIFNESTSVKTEDRGRLARQPPKEEKIEDKGHSGLTTLFPGQKRRISHLSKQGKEAEPVRRGPAPPARPLTAQEVCYRRAQQAQRDSATWLQATQQPAEKPSSIHISAPGEKRRIAHVPNPRLAAAPTGAKRALAASSSQPPNGPEPGSQPLKARTLSGMASKTTTTVTPKRVAHSPSLQSLKKPVIPKEFGGKVPTVIRQRYLNLFIEECLKFCSSNQEAIEKALNEEKVAYDRSPSKNIYLNVAVNTLKKLRGLVPSSAPGLNKTGGRRVVSHEMVLGGKLATKTSFSLSRPSSPRVEDLKGVALYGRLKEYLLTEDQLKENGYPFPHPERPGGAVIFTAEEKKPKDASCRICCRCGAEYLVSPSGRCVREEECCYHWGRLRRNRVAGGWETQYTCCSAAIGSTGCQVAKQHVQDGRKENLEGFVKTFDKEVAEDAHPGIFALDCEMSYTTYGLELTRVTVVDTDMQVVYDTFVKPDNEIVDYNTRFSGVTEADLANTSISLRDVQAVLLSMFSADTVLIGHSLESDLLALKVIHSTVVDTSVLFPHRLGLPYKRSLRNLMADYLRQIIQDNVDGHSSSEDASACMHLVIWKIREDAKTKR
- the REXO1 gene encoding RNA exonuclease 1 homolog isoform X4 produces the protein MLGAAEVGVQDSFSSACLCSGEAGWCDLIHNQELDAKKETKSRRRRSGLGYDPYNPELPKPPVQRENGALVRGDEPRSDILELELVNQAIEAVRSEVELEQRRYQELLETAREHSSAEAPAVAPRGPAACPAAGLDEDAFPLSFDYNPGGRPGLLSPDASYQPTPLAAAAEAGSKYSLASLDRAQGHGGGGGSTLEYVPKAVSQPQRYGRPVPSSKYVLDDSKPSTDLEYDPLSNFSARLLSRASSKDDRAPKRPRGSRGSEPYTPALKKPCDPFAGCDARFSDSDDDAAAAPPDVPVTTSPPRSQAGPESKAPGQPGSRESQDAEEGGLRETKEMAVQYDVEDLGQSPKGPGGTPVAKPSSPVRASREPGGSKQGRPKKKKSGALPVPGHKDGVRKKDRGKDGEHGRPAGKPCADRRGPQAGSPRHRAEQPEGTKKKPSSATPVASSGKSRPDRGGVHQLPNRPGGKTASGKLAERKARSLDEGASRDAPKLQKRALSHADLFGDESEDEGPGPAAPPAAPPHLSSTSDSDSDSDSSLGYSAAQGPRKRLKAPPPAPPAPASPSPSSCSSSSSSSSSGVGGSVDYAALEKEVDFDSDPMEECLRIFNESTSVKTEDRGRLARQPPKEEKIEDKGHSGLTTLFPGQKRRISHLSKQGKEAEPVRRGPAPPARPLTAQEVCYRRAQQAQRDSATWLQATQQPAEKPSSIHISAPGEKRRIAHVPNPRLAAAPTGAKRALAASSSQPPNGPEPGSQPLKARTLSGMASKTTTTVTPKRVAHSPSLQSLKKPVIPKEFGGKVPTVIRQRYLNLFIEECLKFCSSNQEAIEKALNEEKVAYDRSPSKNIYLNVAVNTLKKLRGLVPSSAPGLNKTGGRRVVSHEMVLGGKLATKTSFSLSRPSSPRVEDLKGVALYGRLKEYLLTEDQLKENGYPFPHPERPGGAVIFTAEEKKPKDASCRICCRCGAEYLVSPSGRCVREEECCYHWGRLRRNRVAGGWETQYTCCSAAIGSTGCQVAKQHVQDGRKENLEGFVKTFDKEVAEDAHPGIFALDCEMSYTTYGLELTRVTVVDTDMQVVYDTFVKPDNEIVDYNTRFSGVTEADLANTSISLRDVQAVLLSMFSADTVLIGHSLESDLLALKVIHSTVVDTSVLFPHRLGLPYKRSLRNLMADYLRQIIQDNVDGHSSSEDASACMHLVIWKIREDAKTKR